A region of Maribacter algicola DNA encodes the following proteins:
- a CDS encoding tetratricopeptide repeat-containing sensor histidine kinase, with protein sequence MNLKSIVKNSITFFLLFLLVKVHGQNKKVDSLKNELTLHTKKDTTRVNLLNDLAFEERRANPNQAIAYLDESEMIAETKNYSKGRAKILYVRGTIDAIKTNYRDGFSNYEKAIKLYDSLGFNEGIAECYKDMGIFMSHNDNTGRALEYFEKSKKIYNKYGKEAELAELYFNIGWANAKVQNYDEAQTNYLKAIEIVEKTGNKQRLSACWGALAITYSNQGNYPAALDYYNKSLSLAERIDSRSDIISSKSNIATIYYYLKNYDKAIEIFNETLKYQKDDYNVSSAYTLNNIGLAYKEKGDSQSAYDYFNKANALFKEINNRTGVAYSLNNIGDIYLETKKYKQALIHYENGKKICLEIKNYKGLCHSNLGLAKVYEQKQNFNEALMFALESKRISVKHQLLKYEVEVEEIISDLYKNIGNYKKALESHQQFKKLNDSLFNKENIEKIAQLESEYKYKQVLDSASIRELKLNKTILSTSQDLAKTKQNYLWAIIGILLTSILSGSFVFYQKYKSVKIMNQNIVTEQKLLRSQMTPHFIFNSLSVLQGMILNKEEQKSITYLSKFSKLLRIVLENSRDKVVPLIQELDAIDNYMILQNLDADPPYDYSLIVDENIDINLFLVPPMLIQPFIENAIEHAFTPDQEHREIFVHLTFEHKELCCTIMDNGIGIDAISNKTNIKKKSLATTITKERLEMLAKDFKTPGGITIADRKDDKERGTRVTLLVPYKPNEET encoded by the coding sequence ATGAACTTGAAATCAATTGTTAAAAATAGCATCACTTTTTTTCTTCTTTTCCTTCTTGTGAAGGTTCATGGGCAAAATAAAAAAGTCGATAGCTTAAAAAATGAATTGACACTTCATACCAAAAAAGATACCACAAGGGTGAATCTTTTAAATGACTTGGCCTTTGAAGAACGAAGGGCAAATCCAAATCAAGCTATTGCCTATTTAGACGAATCAGAAATGATTGCAGAAACTAAAAATTACAGTAAAGGCAGAGCAAAAATTTTATATGTAAGAGGAACTATAGATGCAATTAAAACAAATTACCGCGATGGCTTTTCAAATTATGAAAAGGCCATTAAACTATATGATTCATTGGGTTTTAACGAAGGAATTGCTGAATGTTATAAAGATATGGGCATCTTTATGTCTCATAACGATAACACAGGACGCGCACTAGAGTACTTCGAAAAATCAAAGAAAATTTATAATAAATACGGGAAAGAAGCTGAACTAGCGGAGCTCTACTTTAATATTGGATGGGCAAATGCTAAGGTTCAAAACTATGATGAAGCTCAAACTAACTACTTAAAAGCAATTGAAATTGTTGAGAAAACTGGCAATAAACAAAGACTGTCCGCTTGTTGGGGTGCCTTAGCAATAACCTATTCAAATCAGGGCAATTATCCGGCCGCTTTGGATTATTACAATAAATCCTTGTCTTTAGCAGAACGTATTGATAGTCGGTCTGATATAATTAGCTCAAAAAGTAATATTGCCACTATTTATTATTACCTAAAAAACTATGATAAAGCCATAGAGATATTTAATGAAACCCTAAAATATCAAAAGGATGACTATAATGTTTCTAGTGCATATACTTTAAATAATATTGGTTTAGCTTATAAGGAAAAAGGTGACAGCCAAAGCGCCTATGACTACTTTAACAAAGCCAATGCTTTATTTAAGGAGATAAATAATAGGACCGGAGTAGCATATTCCCTAAACAACATTGGGGATATATATTTAGAGACCAAAAAATATAAACAAGCTCTGATTCATTATGAAAATGGAAAAAAGATTTGTTTAGAGATTAAAAACTATAAAGGCTTATGCCATTCGAACCTTGGTTTGGCCAAGGTATATGAACAAAAACAGAATTTTAATGAAGCATTAATGTTCGCTCTCGAAAGCAAACGCATTTCAGTTAAGCATCAATTATTGAAATATGAAGTTGAAGTAGAAGAAATAATTTCTGATTTGTACAAAAATATTGGCAATTACAAAAAAGCCCTCGAAAGCCATCAACAATTCAAAAAATTGAACGACAGCCTTTTCAATAAGGAAAATATCGAAAAGATTGCCCAATTGGAGAGTGAGTATAAATACAAACAAGTATTGGATTCTGCCAGTATCAGGGAACTCAAATTGAACAAGACCATTTTGAGTACCTCGCAAGATCTGGCAAAGACCAAACAGAATTATCTATGGGCCATTATCGGTATCCTCTTAACCTCCATCTTATCGGGCTCCTTTGTCTTCTATCAAAAGTACAAGTCGGTCAAGATCATGAACCAGAATATCGTCACAGAACAAAAATTGTTGCGCTCACAAATGACGCCCCACTTTATTTTCAACTCGCTTTCGGTCTTGCAGGGAATGATCTTGAACAAGGAGGAGCAGAAATCCATCACCTACCTTTCCAAATTCTCAAAACTGTTGCGCATCGTTCTGGAGAACTCCCGGGACAAGGTCGTTCCCCTGATACAGGAACTGGATGCCATTGACAATTACATGATTCTTCAAAATTTGGATGCCGACCCACCCTATGATTATAGCTTGATCGTGGACGAAAATATAGACATCAACTTGTTTTTGGTCCCACCCATGCTCATCCAGCCTTTCATAGAAAATGCCATCGAGCATGCGTTCACCCCAGATCAAGAACACCGTGAAATATTCGTACATCTTACTTTTGAGCACAAAGAATTATGCTGTACCATAATGGACAATGGTATTGGTATCGATGCCATTTCAAACAAAACGAATATCAAAAAGAAATCGCTGGCCACCACCATCACCAAAGAGCGCTTGGAAATGTTGGCCAAGGATTTTAAGACGCCAGGAGGCATCACAATAGCAGACAGAAAAGATGACAAGGAACGGGGAACACGGGTAACTTTGCTTGTTCCATACAAACCAAACGAGGAAACATGA
- a CDS encoding LytR/AlgR family response regulator transcription factor, whose amino-acid sequence MKALIVEDKAYIRKGLINLLESDNTEVEIIGECASVKEAVVVSNACKPELVFLDINLTDGTGFDFLDQTEHHSFKTIFITAYEEFALRALKAGAVDYLLKPVDFEELQAALKKIKSLPISEQKKQLRTAKKVWYQDDATLVLSLSDSFQVINLTELLYCESDKGYTTFYLADNKKYVASKPLKEYEEKLETANFTRPHQSFMVNLKFIDKYDKSGIIYLKNGKKIPVSSRKKDAFITTFLRFNSH is encoded by the coding sequence ATGAAAGCACTTATTGTTGAAGACAAAGCCTATATTCGAAAAGGTTTAATCAATCTTTTGGAATCTGATAACACGGAAGTAGAAATCATAGGGGAATGTGCCTCTGTGAAAGAGGCCGTCGTGGTCAGTAATGCGTGTAAACCTGAACTGGTGTTTTTGGATATCAACCTTACCGATGGTACGGGGTTCGACTTTCTAGATCAAACGGAGCATCATAGTTTTAAGACCATATTCATTACGGCCTATGAAGAATTCGCTCTAAGGGCATTAAAAGCGGGTGCAGTGGATTATCTACTCAAGCCCGTTGATTTTGAGGAATTGCAAGCCGCTCTTAAAAAGATAAAGTCCTTGCCTATTTCCGAACAAAAAAAGCAATTGCGCACCGCCAAAAAAGTCTGGTATCAAGATGACGCCACCTTGGTGCTTTCGCTAAGCGATAGTTTTCAGGTCATCAACCTCACAGAACTGTTATATTGTGAGTCCGATAAAGGCTATACCACATTCTACTTGGCCGATAACAAAAAATACGTGGCCTCCAAACCGTTGAAGGAATACGAAGAAAAATTGGAAACGGCCAACTTCACCAGGCCCCATCAATCCTTTATGGTGAACTTAAAGTTCATTGATAAGTACGATAAGTCCGGAATCATCTATCTAAAAAACGGAAAAAAGATTCCCGTTTCCTCCCGAAAAAAGGACGCCTTTATTACTACATTCCTACGTTTCAATAGTCATTAA